The following proteins are encoded in a genomic region of Rhizobium sp. CCGE531:
- a CDS encoding alpha/beta hydrolase, translating to MMFSRRQTLMAGATLSAAIAMPSLAFSAAASTKIKGIPLMTTGFVETKDGVQIFYKDWGPKDAQPIVFHHGWPLSSDDWDTQMLFFVQHGYRVVAHDRRGHGRSSQVSEGHDMDHYAADASAVAEHLNLKNAVHIGHSTGGGEVARYVAKFGQPQGRVAKAVLVSAVPPLMLKTESNPGGLPMEVFDGIRKAVADNRAQLFLDFPAGPFYGFNRAGATVYQGVIQNWWRQGMMGSAKAHCDGIKAFSETDQTEDLKKITVPTLVIHGDDDQVVPIADSAELSVKLLKNGTLKVYKGYPHGMLTVHADVINPDLLAFIKA from the coding sequence ATGATGTTTTCCCGCAGGCAAACATTAATGGCCGGCGCAACCCTTTCCGCTGCGATAGCCATGCCGTCTCTTGCCTTTTCCGCTGCCGCCTCCACAAAGATTAAAGGAATACCGCTCATGACCACCGGCTTCGTCGAAACCAAAGACGGCGTACAGATCTTCTATAAGGATTGGGGTCCGAAGGACGCCCAGCCGATCGTGTTCCATCACGGTTGGCCGCTGTCTTCCGACGATTGGGATACGCAGATGCTGTTCTTCGTCCAGCACGGCTATCGCGTCGTCGCTCATGATCGTCGTGGTCACGGCCGTTCCTCGCAGGTCAGCGAAGGTCACGACATGGATCACTACGCAGCCGACGCATCCGCAGTCGCCGAACATCTGAACCTGAAGAACGCCGTCCATATCGGTCACTCTACCGGCGGCGGCGAAGTCGCCCGCTATGTCGCCAAGTTCGGCCAGCCGCAGGGCCGTGTCGCAAAGGCTGTTCTCGTCAGCGCTGTCCCCCCGCTGATGCTGAAGACAGAGTCCAATCCGGGCGGCCTGCCCATGGAAGTCTTCGACGGCATCCGCAAGGCAGTTGCCGACAATCGTGCGCAGCTCTTCCTCGACTTCCCCGCCGGCCCGTTCTACGGCTTCAACCGTGCAGGCGCGACTGTTTATCAGGGCGTGATCCAAAATTGGTGGCGCCAGGGCATGATGGGCAGCGCCAAGGCCCATTGCGACGGCATCAAGGCCTTCTCCGAAACCGACCAGACGGAAGATCTCAAGAAGATCACCGTTCCGACCCTCGTCATCCATGGCGATGACGATCAGGTCGTCCCGATCGCCGACTCCGCCGAACTCTCCGTCAAGCTCCTCAAGAACGGCACGCTGAAGGTTTACAAGGGCTACCCGCACGGCATGCTGACGGTCCACGCCGATGTCATCAATCCGGACCTGCTCGCCTTCATCAAGGCCTGA
- a CDS encoding alginate export family protein: MTIERYLVSTAVLLALSATAVYAADPSAPAKRPAIKSNRWQEDWSVLAVPALRTEPLDSLKYLPLSSGDPGTYVSFGVNLRDRFETNNAPSFGIGGIARDNYVIQRAQFHIDLHLFDDWQIFTQFEDDRAFGKESVGPADADKMDLRLAFVSYSHDFDAGTFKARVGRQDFAFDLQRFVSSRDGPNVRQSFDAVWADWETGPWRFIGFVSQPVQYRNDEAFDDTSNGDFRFSTLRVERQVLGTNELSAYYSLYQKRNAHYLDGSGDEDRHIFDTRFAGSSNGLDWDLEGMGQVGSVGDKDIRAWAIGARGGYTFEDASWTPRLGLQFDMASGDHNPGDGTVGTFNPLFPNGYYFTLAGYTGYANLIHLKPSITVKPTDKMTLMAAVGLQWRQTTADAIYVQPNQPLAGTAGRGGAWSGAYGQIRLDYAFNANLTGAIEAVHYEIGDAIRRAGGHGGNYLGAQLSFAW, from the coding sequence ATGACGATCGAACGATACCTGGTTTCAACCGCCGTATTGCTGGCCCTCTCGGCGACGGCGGTATACGCTGCCGATCCATCCGCACCAGCCAAACGGCCAGCAATCAAGAGCAATCGTTGGCAGGAAGATTGGTCCGTGCTGGCGGTCCCTGCGCTTCGGACGGAGCCGCTCGACAGCCTGAAATATCTGCCGCTTTCGTCTGGTGATCCGGGAACCTACGTATCGTTCGGTGTGAATTTAAGAGACCGATTCGAGACAAACAACGCCCCAAGCTTCGGAATCGGCGGGATCGCGCGCGACAACTATGTGATCCAGCGGGCGCAATTTCATATCGATCTGCATCTGTTTGATGATTGGCAAATATTCACCCAGTTCGAAGACGACCGCGCATTTGGGAAAGAGTCTGTTGGTCCTGCCGACGCCGACAAAATGGACCTAAGGCTGGCGTTTGTTTCCTACTCGCACGATTTCGATGCCGGCACCTTCAAGGCTCGAGTTGGCCGGCAGGATTTCGCATTCGACCTCCAGCGCTTTGTCTCCTCGCGCGACGGGCCGAATGTGCGTCAATCTTTCGATGCCGTCTGGGCGGATTGGGAAACAGGGCCTTGGCGATTCATCGGTTTCGTCAGCCAGCCAGTCCAATATCGAAACGACGAGGCATTCGACGATACGTCAAATGGTGACTTTCGCTTCAGCACGTTGCGCGTGGAACGGCAGGTCCTGGGAACCAACGAACTCTCCGCTTACTACTCGCTCTATCAGAAGCGCAACGCACATTACCTGGACGGATCCGGAGATGAAGACCGGCATATATTCGACACCCGGTTCGCCGGCAGTTCGAACGGTCTCGATTGGGATCTCGAGGGAATGGGGCAGGTGGGTTCCGTCGGCGACAAGGATATTCGAGCCTGGGCGATCGGCGCGCGGGGTGGGTACACCTTCGAGGATGCATCCTGGACTCCGAGGCTGGGCCTCCAGTTCGATATGGCCTCGGGAGACCACAATCCCGGCGACGGCACTGTCGGGACCTTCAATCCTCTCTTTCCCAACGGCTACTATTTTACGCTCGCCGGCTACACCGGCTACGCGAATCTCATACATCTCAAACCTTCGATCACGGTGAAGCCAACCGACAAGATGACGCTGATGGCGGCGGTCGGCCTCCAGTGGCGGCAAACCACCGCGGACGCGATCTACGTCCAGCCCAATCAGCCACTCGCAGGAACGGCAGGTCGCGGCGGCGCGTGGTCGGGAGCTTACGGGCAGATCAGGCTCGACTATGCCTTCAATGCCAATCTGACTGGCGCCATCGAAGCGGTACACTACGAAATCGGCGATGCTATACGTCGTGCCGGAGGCCATGGCGGCAACTACCTTGGTGCTCAGTTGAGCTTCGCATGGTGA
- a CDS encoding glyoxalase — MICRSLTFAALIALCCTPALATPQFAVAPQYDTTHVYVAPTDVDAFVKGFLATFGGTSTKQVVANVTPTPSSTTSQLLQTPAGTVSLFGFKTPIPYPFGAERTGYLVTDLDKAVNAARKAGATVIVAPFPDPIGRDAVIQWPGGVNMQLYWHNTKPAYAAFETIPENRVYVSPDAVAAFVRDFTTFAHGKIVSNDKKAPGVEIGRADSSFHRIRIESDFGKMTVLATDGHLPFPYGYEMAGYQVVDLDATLQKAKDAGVKILVEPSQSGDRRAAMVEFPGGYVAEIHSVAKP; from the coding sequence ATGATCTGCCGTTCCCTCACATTCGCCGCCCTGATTGCGCTTTGCTGCACCCCGGCGCTAGCTACCCCCCAGTTCGCCGTCGCGCCTCAATACGATACCACCCACGTCTATGTCGCGCCCACTGATGTGGACGCTTTCGTCAAGGGCTTCCTTGCTACCTTCGGCGGCACCAGCACCAAGCAGGTCGTGGCAAACGTTACGCCGACGCCGAGTAGCACGACCTCGCAACTCCTGCAGACGCCTGCCGGAACTGTTTCGCTCTTCGGCTTCAAGACCCCAATTCCCTATCCCTTCGGCGCCGAGCGCACCGGCTATCTCGTCACCGATCTCGACAAGGCCGTCAACGCGGCGAGGAAAGCCGGTGCCACCGTTATTGTTGCGCCTTTCCCGGACCCGATCGGCCGCGATGCCGTCATCCAGTGGCCAGGCGGTGTCAACATGCAGCTTTATTGGCACAATACGAAGCCAGCCTACGCGGCGTTCGAGACCATCCCTGAAAATCGTGTCTACGTATCGCCTGACGCGGTGGCTGCCTTCGTGCGGGACTTCACCACATTCGCCCATGGCAAGATCGTATCCAACGATAAAAAGGCTCCCGGAGTCGAAATCGGCCGCGCCGATAGCAGCTTCCATCGGATCCGCATCGAATCTGATTTCGGCAAAATGACGGTCCTTGCCACCGACGGACATTTGCCCTTCCCCTACGGCTACGAAATGGCCGGCTATCAAGTCGTCGACCTCGATGCCACTTTGCAAAAAGCCAAGGACGCAGGCGTCAAGATCCTCGTCGAACCCTCTCAGTCAGGCGATCGTCGGGCTGCCATGGTGGAATTTCCGGGCGGCTACGTCGCGGAAATCCACTCCGTTGCCAAGCCCTGA
- a CDS encoding DoxX family protein: MHSIETKLASLARPLFGAPWMRFLAYLGLCAAYLQGGLNKLTDFPGAIGEMTHFGLSPAPPFAVLVIVLELAASVMILVGFFRWLGALGLGAFTLLATVLALRFWELPLGMERFMAANSFFEHLGLVGGFLLVAWLDLKERQTGPT; encoded by the coding sequence ATGCATTCCATTGAAACGAAACTCGCATCGCTTGCGCGCCCTCTCTTCGGGGCGCCCTGGATGCGCTTTCTCGCCTATCTCGGCCTCTGCGCCGCCTATCTCCAGGGCGGTCTCAACAAGCTTACGGATTTTCCGGGCGCGATCGGCGAGATGACGCATTTTGGCTTGTCGCCGGCGCCGCCCTTCGCCGTGCTTGTGATCGTCCTGGAGCTTGCAGCCTCCGTGATGATCCTTGTCGGCTTCTTCCGCTGGCTCGGCGCGCTCGGGCTCGGAGCCTTCACCCTGCTTGCCACCGTCCTGGCATTGCGCTTCTGGGAATTGCCGCTCGGCATGGAACGTTTCATGGCCGCCAATTCCTTCTTCGAGCATCTCGGCCTCGTCGGCGGTTTCTTGCTTGTCGCCTGGCTCGATCTTAAAGAGCGGCAGACCGGTCCAACCTGA
- a CDS encoding YoaK family protein, giving the protein MKAVPLPLLLSFNGGYVDTVGFLALGGLFTAHVTGNFVTLGASIALGTGGTLSKLLALPVFCAVVFASRMVGLALQRSGRPVLRPLLVVKLALLVIAAAIALAYAPFSNPNSSTAFAIGMVLVAAMAVQNGIHRVHLAKSPPSTLMTGTTTQIMLDLADIAMGGQSETTAAAYSRLKRMVLAVVIFALGCAIAALAFILSPVWSFVVPAVLAALALVAHVETPEGD; this is encoded by the coding sequence ATGAAAGCCGTTCCTCTTCCTCTTCTGCTCAGTTTCAACGGGGGATACGTCGATACTGTCGGCTTCCTGGCGCTCGGCGGGCTGTTCACCGCGCACGTAACCGGCAACTTCGTGACGTTGGGCGCATCGATAGCATTGGGTACGGGAGGCACTCTGTCCAAGCTCCTGGCACTCCCGGTTTTCTGCGCCGTTGTCTTCGCCTCACGAATGGTCGGGCTGGCGCTGCAGCGCAGCGGTCGACCGGTCCTGCGTCCTCTTCTCGTCGTCAAGCTGGCGTTGCTTGTCATCGCCGCGGCGATCGCGTTGGCATACGCTCCCTTCAGCAATCCGAACAGTTCGACAGCCTTCGCAATCGGCATGGTCCTTGTCGCCGCCATGGCGGTGCAGAATGGCATTCATCGCGTTCATCTGGCGAAGTCTCCGCCATCGACCCTGATGACCGGAACGACAACCCAGATCATGCTCGACCTTGCCGATATCGCCATGGGCGGGCAATCGGAGACCACGGCTGCAGCCTACTCGCGTCTGAAGCGGATGGTGCTCGCCGTTGTCATCTTCGCCTTGGGCTGCGCCATCGCGGCGCTGGCGTTCATTCTCTCGCCCGTCTGGAGTTTTGTCGTCCCTGCCGTCCTAGCTGCCCTGGCACTCGTGGCGCATGTCGAAACGCCCGAGGGCGATTGA
- a CDS encoding hydrolase, whose product MIDFQSQMSFATKSIDAVNLRNNAALVANGAKGFGVSTILTTVAEKSFSGPMFSEITDAFPGQKLFDRTSMNTWEDAPVIEEINRIGKKRIVLSGLWTGVCIVGPALSAIEQGFEVFVLADACGDVSDEAHNRAMDRMVQAGAQPMTSLQYLLELQRDWARTETYDMTTGIAKKFGGSYGLGIIYAKTMFGASEGH is encoded by the coding sequence ATGATCGACTTTCAGTCGCAGATGTCTTTTGCGACGAAGAGCATCGATGCTGTCAATCTCCGGAACAATGCAGCTCTCGTCGCCAATGGCGCCAAGGGTTTCGGCGTTTCCACCATTCTGACCACGGTTGCGGAAAAGAGCTTCTCCGGTCCGATGTTCTCCGAAATCACCGACGCGTTTCCCGGCCAGAAGCTGTTCGACCGCACCTCGATGAACACCTGGGAAGACGCTCCTGTTATCGAAGAGATCAATCGCATCGGCAAAAAGCGCATCGTGCTCTCCGGCCTGTGGACGGGCGTCTGCATCGTCGGCCCGGCGCTGTCGGCGATCGAGCAGGGCTTTGAAGTCTTCGTACTGGCCGACGCTTGCGGCGACGTCTCCGACGAAGCCCACAACCGGGCAATGGATCGCATGGTTCAAGCCGGCGCTCAGCCGATGACCTCGCTCCAGTATCTGCTCGAGCTTCAGCGCGATTGGGCGCGGACCGAGACCTACGACATGACCACGGGCATCGCCAAGAAGTTCGGTGGCTCTTACGGCCTCGGCATCATCTACGCAAAGACGATGTTCGGCGCGTCCGAAGGTCATTGA
- a CDS encoding amidohydrolase, protein MTTRRTFLGGASSLAFSNLFSSAVAADSLKTGVDTVHADLVFHHGLITTLDRSNPTATAVAIKDGKFLAVGHDAEIMTLAGPDTKVIDLKGKRALPGLIDNHTHVVRGGLNFNMELRWDGVRSLADAMDMLKRQVAITPPPQWVRVVGGFTEHQFVEKRLPTIDEINAIAPDTPVFLLHLYDRALLNAAALRAIGYTKDTPNPPGGEITRDGSGNPTGLLLAKPNAGILYSTLAKGPKLPFDYQVNSTRHFMRELNRLGVTGVIDAGGGFQNYPDDYAVIQKLADEDQLTVRLAYNLFTQKPKQEKEDFLNWTSSVKYKQGNDYFRHNGAGEMLVFSAADFEDFRQPRPDMPPEMEGELEEVVRVLAENCWPWRLHATYDETISRALDVFEKVNQDISLEGLNWFFDHAETISERSIDRIAALGGGIATQHRMAYQGEYFVERYGHGVAEATPPIRRMLDKGVNVSAGTDATRVASYNPWVSLSWMVTGKTVGGMQLYPRANCLDRETALRMWTEKVTWFSNEEGKKGRIEKGQFADLIVPDKDFFACAEDEISFLTSELTMVGGKIVYGAGAFAELDEDEVPPAMPDWSPVRSFKGYAAWGEPEGAGKNSLHRRLIASCGCANNCNVHGHAHANAWTSKLPIADLKGFFGALGCACWAV, encoded by the coding sequence ATGACCACACGTCGTACCTTCCTCGGCGGAGCATCGAGCCTGGCATTCTCGAACCTCTTCTCATCAGCCGTTGCCGCCGATTCTCTCAAGACCGGAGTAGACACCGTGCACGCTGACCTCGTCTTTCACCATGGCCTGATCACGACCCTCGACCGTTCCAACCCGACCGCTACCGCCGTTGCGATCAAGGACGGCAAGTTCCTCGCCGTCGGCCACGACGCCGAGATCATGACGCTTGCCGGGCCTGACACGAAGGTCATCGACCTCAAGGGCAAGCGCGCGCTGCCAGGCCTGATCGATAACCACACCCACGTCGTCCGCGGCGGCCTGAACTTCAACATGGAGCTGCGCTGGGACGGCGTGCGCTCGCTCGCCGACGCTATGGACATGCTGAAGCGGCAGGTCGCGATCACCCCGCCGCCGCAATGGGTGCGTGTCGTCGGCGGCTTCACCGAGCACCAGTTCGTTGAAAAGCGCCTGCCGACCATCGACGAAATCAATGCAATCGCCCCGGATACGCCGGTCTTCCTGCTGCATCTCTATGACCGTGCGCTTCTGAACGCTGCGGCACTGCGCGCGATTGGTTATACCAAGGATACGCCGAACCCGCCCGGCGGCGAGATCACCCGCGACGGATCAGGCAATCCGACCGGCCTGCTGCTCGCCAAACCGAATGCCGGTATCCTCTATTCGACGCTCGCCAAAGGCCCGAAGCTGCCCTTCGACTACCAGGTCAATTCCACCCGTCATTTCATGCGGGAATTGAACCGTCTCGGCGTCACCGGTGTCATCGATGCCGGCGGCGGCTTCCAGAACTATCCCGACGACTACGCCGTCATCCAGAAGCTTGCCGATGAAGACCAGCTCACCGTTCGGCTGGCGTACAATCTCTTCACCCAGAAGCCAAAACAGGAGAAAGAGGATTTCCTCAACTGGACGTCCTCGGTCAAGTACAAGCAGGGCAACGACTATTTCCGCCACAATGGCGCCGGCGAGATGCTGGTCTTTTCCGCCGCCGACTTCGAGGATTTCCGCCAGCCGCGCCCGGACATGCCGCCGGAGATGGAGGGGGAGCTGGAAGAGGTCGTGCGCGTTCTCGCCGAGAACTGCTGGCCCTGGCGTCTGCATGCCACCTATGACGAGACGATCAGCCGAGCCCTCGACGTCTTCGAGAAGGTCAACCAGGACATTTCGCTCGAAGGGCTGAACTGGTTCTTCGACCACGCCGAGACCATCTCCGAACGATCGATCGACCGCATCGCAGCCCTTGGCGGCGGCATCGCCACCCAGCACCGCATGGCCTATCAGGGCGAATATTTCGTCGAACGCTACGGCCATGGCGTAGCGGAAGCGACGCCGCCGATCAGGCGCATGCTCGACAAGGGCGTCAACGTTTCCGCCGGCACGGACGCCACCCGCGTCGCCTCCTACAATCCGTGGGTCTCGCTTTCGTGGATGGTGACCGGCAAGACGGTCGGCGGCATGCAGCTTTATCCACGCGCCAACTGCCTCGACCGCGAGACGGCACTGCGCATGTGGACGGAAAAGGTCACGTGGTTTTCCAACGAAGAAGGCAAGAAGGGCCGCATCGAGAAGGGCCAGTTCGCCGATCTCATCGTGCCCGACAAAGACTTCTTCGCCTGCGCCGAGGACGAGATCTCCTTCCTCACCTCCGAACTCACCATGGTCGGCGGCAAGATCGTCTACGGCGCCGGCGCGTTTGCCGAACTCGATGAAGATGAAGTCCCTCCCGCCATGCCCGACTGGTCGCCGGTGCGCAGCTTCAAGGGTTATGCCGCCTGGGGTGAGCCGGAGGGCGCGGGTAAGAATTCGCTACATCGCCGCCTGATCGCCTCCTGCGGCTGCGCCAACAACTGCAATGTCCACGGCCACGCCCATGCCAATGCCTGGACCTCGAAGCTGCCGATCGCCGACCTCAAGGGCTTCTTCGGTGCGCTCGGTTGCGCCTGCTGGGCGGTATGA
- a CDS encoding SDR family oxidoreductase, translating into MPTILITGCSSGFGLETAKLFLERGWEVIATMRTPNKDLLPASERLRVLALDVTDPTSIAQAVEAAGRIDVLVNNAGFGAPSPVELTAPETVQALFQTNTIGTLAMVQAVVPQMRRRRAGVVINVTSTVTVKTLSVVGVYRASKAAVNAFTESLAVEMEPFGVRVHIVLPGRSPETSFGANARPHLRGMDDPDYAPLLQQFVKSVQEDTGPVTYAPDVAEAVWRAATDPSVPLRIPGGADAELWMAEAGL; encoded by the coding sequence ATGCCTACGATATTGATCACCGGTTGCTCGTCCGGCTTTGGTCTGGAAACCGCAAAACTGTTTCTCGAAAGGGGCTGGGAGGTGATCGCGACGATGCGAACACCCAACAAAGATTTGCTACCAGCCTCCGAGCGCCTGCGCGTGCTTGCGCTCGACGTCACCGATCCGACAAGCATCGCGCAGGCAGTGGAGGCGGCAGGCCGCATCGACGTTCTGGTCAACAATGCCGGTTTCGGCGCGCCATCTCCGGTCGAACTGACAGCACCAGAAACAGTCCAGGCGCTGTTTCAAACGAATACGATCGGGACACTGGCGATGGTCCAGGCTGTCGTGCCGCAAATGCGGCGGCGCCGAGCCGGGGTCGTTATCAACGTCACTTCCACGGTGACGGTCAAGACATTGTCAGTGGTCGGGGTCTACCGCGCGAGCAAGGCGGCGGTAAACGCCTTCACCGAGTCGCTGGCGGTGGAAATGGAGCCATTTGGTGTGCGCGTCCACATCGTTTTGCCGGGCCGTTCGCCGGAAACAAGCTTTGGCGCCAATGCCCGTCCGCATCTGCGTGGCATGGACGACCCGGACTATGCACCGCTGCTCCAACAATTCGTGAAGAGTGTGCAGGAAGACACAGGTCCCGTGACCTATGCACCCGACGTGGCAGAGGCGGTTTGGCGAGCTGCCACCGACCCATCTGTCCCACTGCGTATTCCCGGTGGTGCGGACGCAGAGCTTTGGATGGCCGAGGCAGGTTTGTAA
- a CDS encoding XapX domain-containing protein, with protein MKIYLYSLAAGLLVGIVYSLLNVRSPAPPVIALVGLLGILVGEQIVPFAKTLISKEPAAVSWIHQIKPHVFGHLPKGGNPADVARQAQANVEERS; from the coding sequence ATGAAAATCTATCTGTATTCCCTGGCAGCCGGCTTGCTTGTCGGCATCGTCTACAGCCTGCTGAATGTCCGTTCGCCGGCGCCGCCGGTCATTGCTCTTGTCGGTCTTCTGGGCATCCTCGTTGGCGAGCAGATCGTTCCCTTCGCCAAGACACTCATCAGCAAAGAACCGGCTGCCGTGTCGTGGATCCACCAGATCAAGCCGCATGTGTTCGGTCACCTGCCAAAGGGCGGCAATCCAGCGGATGTTGCCCGACAAGCTCAAGCGAATGTGGAGGAGCGGAGCTGA
- a CDS encoding alpha/beta hydrolase, with translation MAASPSNSATVVLVHGAWGDASSWRSVISLLQKQGVAVAAVQNPTSSLSADVEATRHALNEIDGPVVLAGHSWGGTVITEAGDDPKVKALVFVAAFAPDVGQSTGDQVAAHAAPPGLAEVSSDRSGSYMMSVNGWINAVAQDLPEQDVRVLAATQPPLGAGAFSDKVSKTAWASRKNWYVISTEDRAVSVELQRELARKLNARTTELKASHMSLLSQPEAVASVILEAVADATAA, from the coding sequence ATGGCCGCTTCACCATCGAATAGCGCGACTGTCGTTCTTGTGCATGGGGCATGGGGAGATGCATCGAGCTGGAGATCCGTTATTTCCCTTTTGCAGAAGCAGGGCGTTGCAGTTGCAGCCGTGCAGAATCCGACCTCATCTTTGTCGGCGGATGTCGAGGCAACCCGCCACGCGCTGAACGAGATCGATGGGCCTGTCGTTCTCGCCGGTCATAGCTGGGGAGGAACCGTGATTACGGAAGCTGGCGACGACCCGAAGGTCAAGGCTTTGGTCTTTGTGGCAGCCTTCGCACCGGATGTCGGCCAATCCACGGGAGATCAGGTCGCCGCCCACGCAGCACCTCCGGGTCTGGCGGAGGTGAGCTCCGACCGCAGCGGCAGCTACATGATGAGCGTGAACGGCTGGATCAACGCTGTCGCGCAGGATCTTCCGGAACAGGATGTACGGGTTCTCGCTGCCACCCAGCCGCCGCTCGGCGCAGGCGCTTTCTCCGACAAGGTGAGCAAGACTGCCTGGGCGAGCCGCAAGAACTGGTACGTGATTTCCACCGAAGACCGAGCGGTCAGCGTAGAGCTCCAGCGGGAATTGGCAAGGAAGCTGAACGCCCGCACGACCGAACTCAAGGCCAGCCACATGTCACTGCTTTCGCAACCGGAGGCCGTTGCCTCCGTCATCCTCGAAGCAGTTGCCGACGCAACCGCCGCCTAG
- a CDS encoding DNA starvation/stationary phase protection protein, whose product MDESVKSRRLAPLKTPTGLSREAVTDISASATTLLADVFALYLKTKNFHWHMSGPSFRDYHLMLDEHGEQLFAMTDPLAERVRKLGGGTLRSIGDIAHRQRILDNDADFVHPHEMLAELRDDNGALIASLRSLHTVCDEHNDVATASLLENWIDEGERRVWFLFEILRTTNA is encoded by the coding sequence ATGGACGAATCTGTGAAATCGCGCCGTTTGGCACCATTGAAAACCCCGACAGGCCTCAGCCGCGAGGCGGTAACCGACATATCCGCCAGCGCCACCACCCTGCTTGCCGATGTCTTCGCCCTTTACCTCAAGACCAAGAACTTTCACTGGCACATGTCGGGGCCGAGCTTCCGCGATTATCATCTGATGCTCGACGAGCACGGGGAACAGCTTTTCGCCATGACGGACCCTCTCGCCGAGCGTGTCCGCAAGCTCGGCGGCGGAACGCTTCGTTCGATCGGCGATATCGCCCACCGCCAGCGGATCTTGGACAACGATGCCGATTTCGTCCATCCGCACGAGATGCTCGCCGAACTTCGTGACGACAACGGAGCGCTCATCGCCAGCTTGCGCTCCCTGCACACTGTATGCGATGAGCACAATGACGTCGCCACCGCCAGCCTTTTGGAAAACTGGATCGATGAGGGCGAGCGCCGGGTGTGGTTCCTCTTTGAAATCCTTCGCACCACCAACGCTTGA
- a CDS encoding AraC family transcriptional regulator: protein MAIDPLAEIVTLLQPAARFSKLVECAGSWRIHREATGEPFYCAILEGSCRVTFGSHQSFILQAGDFVLAPAMRNLVNESIDAPANLSAMFPTQVSEGHFRVGRHDGPADLRMRIGHCSFGAPDSALLVSLLPDVVLVRDRPRLATLMQLVDEETREQRAAREFVLERLLEVLLIEALRSGTETTSAPGLSRGLGDDRLAAALHAMHARPEHPWTVADLANEAALSRSAFFVRFNRIVGLRPMEYLLAWRMALAKQLLRDRNLGIDRVAERVGYGSASTFSVAFARYAGMPPARYARTAG from the coding sequence ATGGCCATCGATCCTCTTGCTGAAATCGTCACTCTGCTACAGCCTGCCGCCCGCTTTTCGAAGCTGGTGGAATGTGCGGGTTCGTGGCGAATTCATCGTGAGGCGACAGGTGAACCATTCTATTGCGCGATCCTGGAGGGGAGTTGCCGCGTCACGTTCGGCAGCCATCAATCATTCATCCTTCAGGCCGGCGACTTTGTACTCGCGCCAGCGATGCGGAACCTGGTCAACGAGAGCATCGATGCGCCGGCCAATCTGTCCGCCATGTTCCCGACACAGGTCAGCGAAGGGCATTTCCGAGTCGGACGCCATGACGGTCCTGCCGATCTGCGCATGCGGATCGGCCATTGCAGCTTCGGCGCACCAGATTCAGCCCTGCTTGTCTCCCTGTTGCCGGATGTGGTTCTCGTTCGCGATCGGCCCCGGCTTGCCACGCTGATGCAATTGGTCGACGAGGAAACGCGCGAGCAGCGAGCGGCACGCGAGTTTGTGCTGGAACGGCTTCTCGAGGTGTTGTTGATCGAGGCATTGCGATCCGGAACGGAAACCACATCCGCGCCTGGCCTGAGCCGCGGCTTGGGCGACGACCGCTTGGCGGCCGCGCTTCATGCGATGCATGCTCGCCCCGAACATCCTTGGACCGTCGCCGATCTTGCGAACGAGGCGGCGCTGTCCCGTTCGGCTTTCTTTGTGCGGTTCAACCGTATCGTCGGCCTCCGCCCGATGGAGTATCTGCTGGCCTGGCGCATGGCGCTCGCAAAGCAGCTATTGCGGGATCGGAATCTCGGAATCGATCGGGTGGCAGAACGCGTAGGCTACGGGTCGGCCAGCACCTTTAGCGTTGCGTTTGCACGATATGCCGGAATGCCGCCGGCTCGATATGCGCGCACGGCAGGCTAA